The following proteins are encoded in a genomic region of Actinomadura sp. NAK00032:
- a CDS encoding cytochrome P450: MTEPERFPLYGPEYARDPAAVYARMRAHGDLAPVELAPGVPATLVIGYEAALEILRDPDTFPRSSEVWEEEVGPDCPVMPLMMARPNAMFTNGTVHARLRSVIVDSLDRIDPAALRDHTQVSADTLIDRFAGDGKADLIAQYARTLTPLVFNEIFGCPRDIGDKLVRGMSAIFDAVGGVEGNALLAEGNSELVAYKRAHPGADVTSWMMRHPAGLDDLEMAHQLTLLIGAGSEPEQNLIANGILLLLSDDRFGGDLAGGGMPVEDALDEILWTDPPLANLGTTFPRRDIDFHGHRLPAHQPILISYAAANTDPSRAVADRKGNRAHLSFAGGPHTCPAKNHARLIASAAIEVLLDRLPDLDLAVPRDALEWRPGPFHRALVALPVTFPPAEPH, translated from the coding sequence ATGACCGAGCCGGAGCGCTTCCCCCTGTACGGCCCCGAGTACGCCCGGGATCCCGCCGCCGTCTACGCGCGGATGCGCGCCCACGGCGACCTCGCGCCCGTCGAGCTGGCCCCGGGCGTCCCGGCGACGCTGGTCATCGGGTACGAGGCCGCGCTGGAGATCCTGCGCGACCCGGACACCTTCCCGCGCAGCAGCGAGGTGTGGGAGGAGGAGGTCGGCCCGGACTGCCCGGTGATGCCGCTCATGATGGCGCGGCCCAACGCGATGTTCACCAACGGCACCGTGCACGCGCGGCTTCGTTCGGTGATCGTCGACAGCCTCGACCGCATCGACCCGGCGGCGCTGCGCGACCACACCCAGGTCAGCGCCGACACCCTCATCGACCGGTTCGCGGGCGACGGCAAGGCCGACCTCATCGCCCAGTACGCCCGCACGCTGACGCCGCTGGTGTTCAACGAGATCTTCGGCTGCCCCCGCGACATCGGCGACAAGCTCGTCCGCGGCATGAGCGCCATCTTCGACGCCGTGGGCGGCGTGGAGGGCAACGCGCTGCTCGCCGAGGGCAACTCCGAACTGGTCGCCTACAAGCGGGCCCACCCCGGCGCGGACGTCACGTCGTGGATGATGCGGCACCCGGCGGGCCTCGACGACCTGGAGATGGCCCACCAGCTCACGCTGCTGATCGGCGCCGGCTCCGAGCCGGAGCAGAACCTCATCGCCAACGGCATCCTGCTGCTGCTGTCGGACGACCGGTTCGGCGGCGACCTGGCGGGCGGCGGCATGCCCGTCGAGGACGCGCTCGACGAGATCCTGTGGACCGACCCGCCGCTGGCCAACCTCGGGACGACGTTCCCCCGCCGCGACATCGACTTCCACGGGCACCGGCTGCCCGCCCACCAGCCCATCCTGATCAGCTACGCCGCCGCGAACACCGACCCGTCCCGGGCGGTGGCCGACCGGAAGGGCAACCGCGCGCACCTGTCGTTCGCCGGCGGGCCGCACACCTGCCCCGCCAAGAACCATGCGCGGCTGATCGCGTCCGCCGCCATCGAGGTGCTCCTGGACCGGCTGCCCGACCTGGACCTCGCCGTCCCGAGGGACGCGCTGGAGTGGCGTCCCGGCCCGTTCCACCGCGCCCTGGTCGCCCTGCCCGTCACGTTCCCTCCGGCCGAGCCGCACTGA